In one window of Toxotes jaculatrix isolate fToxJac2 chromosome 10, fToxJac2.pri, whole genome shotgun sequence DNA:
- the bicc2 gene encoding bicaudal C homolog 2 produces MATTTTEESSLVLATVAPLQPDLETSVEPGSAAKPEPSEAQCDREEKEDEEEDDAGGSSALGQENARGQSLDPEWVEERFRIDRKKLENMLYAPKNGDAETGEEFFERVMRETNTQVKWPSKLKIGAKSKKDPHVKVEGKKANVLEAKKKILEVLETRVNKVTLKMDVAYTEHSHVIGKGGGNIKKVMEVTSCHIHFPDSNRHNATGEKSNQVSIAGPIEGVEEARRQIRDLQPLSLTFDLPVSLVPQALPDAGSPLIQQVVQTLGVSVSFRAVPPQPQAQPPFYGSCCTVWGLQGNAAAVKKATCILMDLLLGSEVTGGIVSSQLDVTSQQHLFLLGQNGAHFLSVMHQTQTQIILPDLGAPQSPPSLLIQGSPDGVCLARQQLMDCLPVCLMFDMREDGEADPCKLAQMMQNLGVFISVKPKVKQTSKSVVVKGLERNISCLYEARRLLLGLDSCETAKVIEVTPDPMLTSGGLTSYWLNMLLQQLRLSEQGPVPAPTPEMLTGIKPRPTPPPGLTPPADEGRTGLKGSDSRPLEKILENEDQSGQSEDEGSKVVVMSSSEVCDAVNNNISRVGLMVRRGSLQGPDIAKVFGQGRRHSTGQALTYRLLNAEIEGGRNERRNSLRRDMTLAQDVRTDSSKAEDYDYEKKKLLATRAMQRKPVVTEVRTPTDTWSGLGFSKSMPAEAVKELRNISRRSYKPYLSTSTSQQQSWAAQTGKMCNGSDSENWRDRRGSASSSLPVSSSSSSSSSSSPSSPPSTFSSSTSSFPAFASSMNRSRNDKPSESLLSSSSYFEGACSSRRASTCSQRSPSPQMTDDLPELLSQLGLIKYINVFEQQEIDYQTFLTLSDEDLKEVGVSTFGARRKMLLAIADLNKSKRRLSDTPAVKPGYLEGGASGRLPRIMDLEVAAQSNRW; encoded by the exons AtggccaccaccaccaccgagGAGAGCTCTCTGGTCCTGGCCACCGTAGCACCCCTGCAGCCTGACTTGGAAACTAGCGTAGAACCCGGCTCAGCAGCAAAGCCTGAGCCCAGTGAGGCCcagtgtgacagagaggagaaagaggatgaggaagaggacgacGCGGGAGGAAGCTCTGCGCTGGGGCAGGAGAATGCGAGAGGGCAGAGTCTGGACCCAGAGTGGGTGGAGGAGAGGTTCAGGATCgacaggaagaagctggagaacATGTTGTATG ctccAAAGAATGGAGATGCTGAGACAGGCGAGGAGTTTTTTGAGAGA GTGATGAGAGAAACTAACACTCAGGTGAAATGGCCATCCAAGCTGAAGATTGGAGCCAAGTCGAAGAAAG ATCCACATGTCAAGGTGGAAGGGAAGAAAGCCAACGTTTTGGAAGCCAAAAAGAAGATACTAGAAGTACTAGAAACCAGG GTGAACAAGGTGACTCTTAAGATGGACGTGGCCTATACAGAGCACTCCCACGTGATCGGGAAAGGCGgtggaaacataaaaaaagtgATGGAGGTCACGTCCTGTCACATCCATTTCCCTGACTCCAACCGTCACAATGCTACTGGAGAGAAAAGCAATCAG GTGTCCATTGCTGGGCCCATAGAAGGAGTGGAGGAAGCCAGGAGACAGATAAGA GATCTGCAGCCGCTgtccttgacctttgacctcccagTCAGTCTGGTGCCCCAGGCTCTGCCAGATGCAGGCTCCCCGCTCATCCAGCAGGTAGTGCAGACTTTGGGAGTCAGTGTGAGCTTCAGGGCCGTGCCACCCCAGCCCCAGGCACAGCCCCCCTTTTACGGAAGCTGTTGCACCGTCTGGGGCCTGCAGGGCAACGCAGCTGCTGTCAAG AAAGCGACCTGCATCCTGATGGACCTGCTgttggggtcagaggtcacaggcGGTATAGTGAGCAGCCAGCTCGATGTCACCTCTCAGCAACATCTGTTCCTGTTGGGTCAGAACGGAGCTCACTTCCTAAGCGTCATGCACCAGACCCAAACCCAGATCATCTTACCAGATCTAGGTGCTCCTCAGAGCCCTCCCTCGCTGCTTATCCAGGGCAGCCCCGATGGAGTGTGTCTGGCTCGGCAGCAGCTCATG GACTGTTTGCCcgtgtgtttgatgtttgacatGCGTGAGGATGGGGAAGCAGATCCGTGTAAACTGGCTCAGATGATGCAAAACCTGGGAGTCTTCATTAGTGTCAAGCCCAAAGTAAAACAGACCAGCAAG TCAGTGGTGGTGAAAGGTCTGGAAAGGAACATCTCCTGTCTCTATGAAGCCCGCCGCCTGCTCCTGGGGCTGGATTCCTGTGAGACTGCCAAGGTAATCGAGGTGACCCCTGACCCCATGCTTACCAGCGGCGGGCTAACCAGTTATTGGCtcaacatgctgctgcagcagcttcgTTTGTCTGAGCAAG GCCCTGTGCCTGCTCCCACACCAGAGATGCTGACTGGTATTAAGCCCCGGCCCACACCTCCACCAGGCCTCACCCCTCCAGCTGATGAGGGGAGGACAGGACTGAAGGGATCAGACAGCCGGCCACTGGAGAAG ATCCTTGAAAATGAGGACCAGTCTGGCCAATCAGAGGATGAGGGCTCTAAGGTCGTGGTGATGTCGTCATCTGAGGTGTGTGATGCAGtgaacaacaacatcagcaggGTGGGATTGATGGTTCGGAGGGGGAGCCTCCAGGGCCCCGACATTGCCAAGGTCTTCGGTCAGGGCAGGCGACATTCAACAGGGCAGGCGCTAACCTACAG ATTGCTGAACGCAGAGattgagggagggaggaatgaGCGGAGAAACAGCCTGAGGAGAGACATGACGCTGGCTCAGGATGTTCGCACTGACTCATCCAAGGCTGAg GATTATGACTATGAGAAGAAGAAACTACTGGCAACCAGAG CCATGCAGAGGAAGCCTGTGGTCACTGAGGTCCGGACACCCACAGACACCTGGAGTGGCCTCGGCTTCTCCAAGTCCATGCCGGCCGAGGCTGTCAAAGAGCTCCGCAACATCAGCCGCCGCAGCTACAAACCCTACCTGAGCACCAGCACCAGCCAGCAACAG TCATGGGCTGCTCAGACAGGGAAGATGTGTAATGGGAGTGACTCAGAGAACTGGAGGGACAGACGTGGATCTGCATCTTCATCCCTgcctgtctcttcctcttcttcctcctcttcttcttcctccccttcctcaCCTCCTTCTACTTTCTcttcatccacctcctccttccccgCATTTGCATCGTCAATGAACCGAAGCAGAAACGACAAACCTT CGGAGAGCctcctgagcagcagcagctacttTGAAGGCGCGTGTTCATCGAGGAGGGCGTCAACCTGCAGTCAGCGTAGCCCCTCCCCCCAAATGACAGATGACCTACCTGAACTGCTCAGCCAACTTGGCTTGATCAAGTACATCAACGTGTTTGAGCAACAAGAG ATTGACTACCAGACATTCCTCACTCTGTCTGATGAGGATCTGAAGGAAGTGGGTGTCTCCACGTTTGGAGCCAGACGCAAGATGTTACTGGCAATCGCAG ACCTGAACAAGAGCAAGAGGAGGCTCTCGGATACACCTGCAGTGaagcctggatacctggagggcGGCGCTAGTGGTCGACTACCACGAATCATGGATCTAGAAGTTGCTGCCCAGAGTAACCGCTGGTGA